The window TATTCAAAGCATTTACATATCCTTTTGGCATTTCCCAACACCTATTATGGAAGGGTCAAGCCACAGGGACAGTTCAATAACCTGGCATCCGTTACCAAGGAAGTAAAATTGATGATGGATCCCGATGCGGACCCCTTTGCGGCTCCTGCGGAAGAGGACACTACAGAGGAACCGGAAAAATTTGGGGCTTCCGATGTGATGGACCTCAATTTGGTGCAATTGCTCAATGCATATACCTGCACCGAATGTGGTAGATGTACTTCCGAATGCCCAGCCAATCAGACTGGTAAAAAGCTGTCCCCCCGAAAAATCATGATGGATACCCGCGACCGTTTGGAGGAAGTGGGCAAAAATATGGATGCCAACAAGGGAGAGTTTGTTCCAGACGGCAAACAGTTGTTGGACGATTACATTACCCGTGAGGAACTTTGGGCCTGTACCACCTGCAACGCTTGTGTGGAAGCATGCCCGGTGAGCATAGATCCGTTGTCCATTATTGTGGAAATGCGAAGGTATTTGGTAATGGAGCAGTCCGCAGCCCCAATGGAACTGAACAATATGATGTCCAATATCGAGAACAATGGAGCCCCATGGCCCTACAATCAAATGGACCGTTTGAATTGGGTAAACGAATAAAAAAAGCACTATGAGCGAGCAATTGAAGGTAAAGACCATGCAGGAGTTTATGGCAGAAGGCAAACAGCCCGAAATATTGTTTTGGGTCGGCTCTGCTGGAAGTTACGACGACCGCGCCAAAAAGATTACCCGTGCCTTTGTCAAATTATTGAACAAGGCCAATGTTGATTTTGCCGTATTGGGAACGGAAGAGAGTTCCACAGGCGATGTGGCCAAACGTGCTGGCAATGAATTTTTATTCCAAATGCAGGCCATGATGAACATCGAGCTTTTGAACGGCTACGAAATCAAACGTATCGTTACTTGTGACCCGCATTCCTTCAATACCATTAAAAATGAATACCCGGAACTGGGAGGGAACTACGAGGTGCTGCACCACACCCAATACTTGAAAGAGCTTATCGATAATGGACGTTTGACAATGGATGGTGATGGCTACAAAGGAAAACGGATTACTTTTCACGACCCCTGTTATTTGGGGCGTGCCAATTCCGTTTTTGATGCGCCACGCGAACTGCTCACCAAGACCAAAGCCGATGTAGTGGAGATGAAACGATTCAAAAAAACGGCCCTATGTTGTGGTGCAGGGGGAGCACAGATGTTCAAAGAGCCCGAAAAAGGCGATATGGACATCAATGTGATGCGGACCAAGGATGCCTTGGAAACCAAGGCGCAGATCATAGCAACAGGATGCCCGTACTGCAATACCATGATGACGGACGGTATCAAAGCCCACGAAAAGGAGGACAGCGTTACGGTTCTGGATGTTGCCGAGGTATTGGCCAATTCACAAGGATTGTAAGAAATAGAAGGAATGAATAAGGTCAAAAAGGAAAGACCTATCAGATAGAAGATATGCTAGTAGATTTTAATGAATTGCCAGATAATGCCCGCATCTGGATTTATCAGGCGGACAGAAGTTTTACCGAGGAGGAATTGCAGGAATTGGAGCAGAGCCTTACCGAATTCCTAAAGGAATGGACCGCCCATGGGAGCCATTTGCATGCAGGCTTCGAAATTAGGTACAAAAGATTTATCGTCATCGGTTTGGACCAAACGAACGTTAGTGCTTCTGGTTGTTCCATTGATGCCTCCGTTCACTACATCCAAAGTCTTGAAAAAAAATACCAAGTAGAGCTCTTGGACCGGATGAATGTCTCCTTTAAACAAGGGGAATTTATCGCCTACAAGCCCCTTAAGGACTTTAAAAAGCTGGCCAAGGCCAGATCGGTTTCCGCCAATACCATTGTGTTCAACAATCTGGTGGCCACGAAGCAGGAATATCTCGAAAACTGGGAAGTCCCAGCGAGTGAAAGCTGGCATTCCCGATTTGTGTAAGCAACTTTTAAATTATCTTAATTTGTGTGCATTCCTCGATGAAATGCAATATTTTTATCAGCAATAAGTTCAGGTTTTAGACAAGATATTTATGCGGATAAACCTCAATATTTCCCTTTTATTACTTTTTTGCTTGCAAGCCCTTGGGCAGTCCAACCCCTTGATGGTCAAAGATTCCGTGGCACAAATGGCATGGGTCGAAAGTCAATATCAAAAAATGACCTTGGAAGAACGGGTAGGGCAGCTCTTTATGGTTAGCGTGGCTTCCAATCAAGGAAAATCGGCTACCGACAGGGTAGAAAACCTAGTCAAGGAACAAGGTCTTGGGGGTGTCATCTTTTCGGTCGGAGGACCTGTACAACAGGCTGAATTGACCAATGCCTACCAATCCGTTGCCAAAGTTCCATTATTGATTGGTTCGGATGCGGAATGGGGTATGGCCATGCGGTTGGATTCTACCTATGCCTTTCCGTGGAACATGACCTTAGGGGCTATTCAGGATAGCACCCTTGTTGAAAAAGTGGGGTATCAAATCGGAAAGCATGCCAAACGGGTCGGGGTACATATCAATTTCGCACCCGATTTGGACGTGAACAACAATCCGCAGAATCCCATCATTGGCAACCGCTCTTTTGGCGAAGACCCCAAAAATGTGGCTCAAAAGGGACGTGCTTTTGTGCGGGGGATGGAGAGAGCTGGGGTTTTGACCAGTGGAAAGCATTTTCCGGGACATGGTGATACGGCTACCGATTCCCATAAATCATTGCCCATAATCACATCTTCGGTGGAACGGTTAGACACTTTGGAATTGTATCCCTTCAAAAAAACTATGGAAGCAGGCCTAAGTTCCATTATGGTGGCCCATTTGGATGTACCGGCACTGGAATCACGTGAGGGACATCCCTCTACCTTGTCCAAAGCTATTGTTACGGATGTGTTGCAGAAACGGATGGGTTTTGAAGGCTTGGTGATCACCGATGCGCTCAATATGAAGGCCGTTTCCCAATTTGCTCCACAAGGCGAAGTGGAACTACAAGCCTTTTTGGCCGGAAACGATTTGTTGTTGATGCCTGAGAATGTGCTCAAGGCCAAGACAAAGTTTATGGAGGCCTATAACAATGGAATCATTACAGAAGAGCGACTGTCAACATCTGTCAAAAAAATATTGATGGCCAAGTACAAAGCCGGATTGAACAATTATCGCCCTGTAGCTATAGAAAATTTGATAGAAGACCTAAATAGTGTCGAAAACGATGTCCTTTACGAAGAGGCTATGGAGGCTGCCATCACGGTGGTGAAGAACAATTTTTCGTTGATGCCCATCAAAAAATTGGACAACAAAAAAATTGCCTACGTCCATTTTGGGGATGATGAAGGAAGTATCTTTTTAGAAGCTTTGAACAAATATCAAAAGGTGACCCCGATTACTGCCAAGGATATTGCGGAGTATAAGGAGCGATTAAAGGAATTCAACTTGGTCATTATCGGCTTTCATAAAAGCAACGATAGTCCATGGAAGGGACATACATTTTCCAAAAACGAATTGTTCTGGTTGGAAGAAATTTCCAGATTGCGAACCAGTAACACCATTTTATCTGTCTTTACCAAGCCCTACGCCCTTTTGGATGTGCTCAACTTTGATACGATAGACGGGGTGGTGATGGGCTATCAGAACAGTGAAATCGCCCAGAAAAAAGTAGCTGAGGTCATTTTTGGAGCCATTGGTGCATCTGGAAAACTGCCTGTTTCCGCACATGCGGAGTTTCCTGTGGGCACAGGTTTGGAGGTTGAACCCATTCAACGATTGGGCTACAGCATTCCTGAGCGGGTGGGCATGAGCTCTGAGCTTTTGGCCGAGGTGGACACCCTTGTAAACGATGGACTTGATTCCCTCATGTTCCCTGGGGCGCAGGTCTTGATCGCTAGAAGGGGAAAGGTGATCTATGACAAAAATTTTGGAAAGCCTACCTATCAATCGAACGATAATATTACCTCCGAATCCATTTATGATCTGGCATCGCTGACCAAGATACTTTCTACCTTACCCATGATCATGAAGATGGAGGAAGAAGGCAAAATTGCCCTCAACGACACTTTTAAGGATTTGATGCCTGAATATGCCGATACGGAACTCAAGGACGTAACGGTCCTTAAGGCCTTGTCCCATTATGGGCGCTTACCTTCTTGGATTGCTTTCTATCTGGATACACTGACGAAGGACCGGAAACCATCCAACGAATTTTATCGTGAAAACCCTTCTGAGGCTTTTCCCTATAAAGTTGCGGAACATCTATACCTCACTAGATCGTACAAAGATTCGATTTACGATAAAATAGGAAGGCAAAGCCTTAAGTCCAATCGATACCGATACAGTGATGTAGGGTATTACGTATTTAAGGAATACATCGAAAAAACCTACCAGCGACCGATTGACGAGCTGGTCGATGAATTTTTGTACAGGCCTTTGGGATTGCAGCGAACCTTGTTCAACCCGTTGAAAAAGTTTCCAAAGGAAGCGATAGTTCCATCCGAGGAGGACGACTACTATAGGTACCAGACCGTGCAAGGCTACGTTCACGATATGGGAGCCGCCATGCAGGGCGGAGTTGGTGGTCATGCCGGACTTTTTAGCACGGCAAATGAGGTGGCCAAGATCATGCAAATGTATTTACAGGGCGGTTATTATGGGGGCGAACGCTTTTTTAATGCCCGTACCGTAAAGCGGTTCAATACCTGCTATTTCTGTAATAAAAACGTGAGAAGGGGCGTAGGTTTTGACAAACCGCAACTGGACGAGAAAGGTCCTACCTGCGGATGTGTTTCCAGAAAAAGTTTTGGACACAGCGGGTTTACGGGAACATATACTTGGGCGGATCCGGAGGAAGAAATTGTCTATGTTTTCTTGTCGAACAGGACCTATCCCTCCGCAACCAATACATTATTGATCAAATCAGGGCTGAGAACACGCATACAGCAGGCCATTTATGATTCCATTATTAACTAGGTATAGAATATTGCCGTAGATTTGTTCTTATGAAAATAGCGATAGTGTGTTACCCTACCTTTGGAGGTAGTGGCGTGGTTGCCACCGAATTGGGGATTGCCCTTGCGGAACGGGGGCATGAGGTACATTTTATTACCTACCGTCAGCCTGTGCGCTTGGAACTTTTGGGCAACAACATCCATTTTCATGAAGTACATGTGCCCGAGTATCCCTTGTTCCACTACCAACCTTATGAGCTGGCGCTTTCCAGTAAGTTGGTGGATACCATCAAACTGTACGATATTGAACTATTGCACGTGCATTACGCCATTCCCCACGCCTATGCTGGCTATATGGCCAAAAAAATGCTTCAGGAGTACGGCATCTTTATTCCGATGATCACCACCCTGCACGGAACCGATATTACCTTGGTGGGCAAGCATCCCTTTTATAAACCAGCGGTTACCTTCAGCATCAACAAATCGGATGTGGTGACCTCGGTTTCGGAAGCCCTCAAGCAAGAGACGTTGAATATTTTTGATATTGAAAAAGAGATAGAGGTCATCCCCAACTTTATTGAGACGACCAAGTATCGAAAGGTATTTACCGATTGCCAGCGCTCCATGATGGCCAAGGAAAATGAACGCATCATCACCCATATCAGTAATTTCAGAAAGGTAAAGCGCATCCCGGATGTCATCAAAATATTTCATCGGATACAGCAAGAAATCCCTGCAAAACTGATTATGGTAGGTGAGGGACCCGAAAAGGAAAAGGCCGAGGACCTTTGTGAATCCTTGGGCATAAAAGATCGGGTGTTGTTTTTGGGCAATAGCAATGAGATTGACCGTATCCTTTGTTTTTCCGATTTGTTCCTGTTGCCATCGGAAACAGAAAGTTTTGGTTTGGCCGCGTTGGAAGCCATGATTAATAAGGTTGCTGTAATTTCCAGTAACACAGGTGGTATTCCCGAGGTGAACATAGATGGTGTATCAGGCTATTTGGCCAATGTGGGCGATGTGGATACCATGTCGGCCAAGGCCATAGAAATTTTGAAAGATGATGTCACTCTGGATAAATTCAAGGAAAACGCATACAATGTGGCATCCAAGTTTGATATCGTCCACATTCTTCCTTTGTACGAAGACCTTTATGAAAAGGCTTTCAAATCCCGTTTTAAAAACACCTTTTGATTTTGAGATACCTGTTTCTCATAATGCTGATCGGACTGATTTCCTGCAAGGCCCAAAAAGATGGTAACACGCCTACCGGTGAACCCATCGACGGATTGGTATTGCTGGACCATGATGATTTTACGAACATCGATACCTTTCAAACACGTGAGATTCGGGACACTAAAACATTGAACAAGTTCTATCGCGAGATCAATAAAACCCGTAAGCCTGGACTGCCCGTTCCCATGGTTGATTTTACCAAAGATATGTTGGTCTTGGTCTGTTTGGGCGAACAACAGGGCAAAAAAGAGGTCGCCCTGTCCCGATTAAGGCAAACCGAAACAGAATTATGGATTGCTATTGACGTGTGGGAAGAAGAGCAGGAGGGAGCGGTAACCATCCAGCCGATGTACTATCCGTTTTATCTGTACAAAATGCCATTGGTCGATAAAAGTCTGCATTTTCAACGGGTTGAGAAATAGTGCTTTCCATTTCCTTTTTACTTCTTATCGAAAATTATCGCACTTAAAAGTGCAAAGTTCTATAAGTTCGCGGCTTGATTTAGCTTTGAAACCGAAAACCTCAAATCAATACAAATGAATACTTCAAAACCCATTTTGATGGTCATGGCCCTTATTTTTTCTGCTTTGACCTTTGCCCAAGACCTAGAGTTGACCAAGAAAGACAGTATTGTACAGAGCTACTGGTTGGTTACCGTAGGCGTCAATGCCGTGGATGATTCCGGGGATGAATTCGGGAAACTCTTGGATATTGATAGGGCTTGGAACATGGTGCCATACCCGTCCCGAGTGAGTATCGGAAGGTATTTTAGGAACGGAATCGGCTTGGAAGCCATCGGGTCTTACAACCAATACAAAGAAGGGAAAATTATAGATAATGTTGTTAATCCGGCCGATGTGGATTACTGGGGTCTAGATTTTCGAGTGAGTTACGATTTGAACATGATTTTGGGAGAAACCGGCTTTTTTGATCCTTACGTTGGGATCGGAGCAGGTTATACTGATGCCAACAACCAAGGAAGAGGTACCTATAATGCTGCGTTAGGTTTTAGAACGTGGTTCTCCGACCGTTGGGGAGTTGATTTTAATTCTACTGGTAAATGGGCCATGAACACCGAAAATGGAACCAACCACATTCAGCATGCCATAGGAGTAGCCTATCGTTTTGAGGTGGAAAAAGGACTTTCACGAAAAGGGGAGGAGAAACTGGCCTTGCTCAAGGAAATGGAAGAAGAACAAAAAAGGGTGCAGGATTCGATTGCTAAGGCGGAAGAGGAGGCCCGTTTGATGGCCGAACGTTTGCAAAGGGAAAAGGAAGCCGCTGAACTGGCCGCGGCTGAAAAGGCCAAAAAAGATGCCGAAGACGCAAGAAGAGCTGCGCTTCAAAACAAAATCAACGAATTGGGGAATGTGTATTTCAAACTCAATTCTTCGTATCTGACTTCGAACGATAAGGAGTTGCTAGATCAATTGGTGGCCATTATGAACGACGAACCAGGATTGGCAATCAAAATCACGGCCCATACCGATTCGAGGGGTACCGAAAAGTATAACCAATGGCTTTCGGAGCGCCGTGCTGAACGCACTGTTGAATACGTGCTTTCCAAAGGAATTGCAGCCGATAGGATAAGCCACGAGGCATTTGGTGAGACCCGATTGGTAAACGAATGTTCCGATGGCGTTCGGTGTACGGAAGAACAGCATGCGAAGAATAGGAGGTCGGAGTTTCAGATAATTAACTTCTGAGTTATCTGGATAAGCTGAATAAAAAAGGCACGGATTTATGTCCGGGCCTTTTTTATTTCACTCAAAGATGATTACCATTTTTTAATGGGCATCATTTTATCACATTTGGAAAACATAAGTCCATCGGTGAAGTTGTTATACTTTTCCACGGAAATTTCACCTTTCAACCATGAGATGTAAATGGCTGGCGTATTGATGCCCGCTTCGTGGGAGAACGGATATCCACCGCCGAATCTTGGATTCATTTCCAAATAATATACTTTTCCATTACTCACAAAAAAGTCACAGTCCATATTGCCAATATGTCTGGTTTTTTCTCCGATCAACTGTGCAATTGCAGAAAAACTATCGTTCACTACAGATAATGCTTTATCGGTTTCCCCAGAACGCATGGCCATTTTTTTTCTAATAAATGAGCCAAAATAATTGCCATTGAAATCATTTAAAATATCAATCCCGTATTCTTCTCCTTTGATTTTTTCCTGAATAAGTATGCTTTTGTCAATATCAGTGGAACTAGCATCTTTAAGAATGGATTTTTGGATTTTAATGCTTTGAAGTCGATATGCCAATTGTAGCTCTTCCTCATTTTCAACAACATCAATGGCAATAGAGGCACTTCCCCAGCGGGGCTTAACAATAAGGGGAAACTCCAATTCTCCCTTTTTCAAAGCATTGGTGGTATCTTTTATGGTGAGATATGTTTCTGGGGTGTGAACACCTATTTTCTTAAAAAAATTGAACGTTTTCCATTTGTCAAAGGCAATATCAATTACTTCTGGATTGGATACGATTACCTTGGCCCCTGTGGATTCTAGTTCATCTTTATGTTCGGCTAATATGGGCAGTTCTAGATCATTTAGCGAAATTATTGCGTCTATTCTGTGCTTAACAATCAAGTCCTTTAACATATTAATGTATCCAACGCTGTATATGGATGGGACTTGAAAGGCTACATCTGCATCTACCAATGCAGGGGCAGATAGCTGACTATCTGCAGCCAGAACGAGTCCATTGCCATTCAGGGCTTCCTTAAAATAATTTATGAGATAATTTCGGCGTCCTGCACAGGTAAAAAGGATATTGGTTGTGTTCATTTATGGTTGGCTAAATGGTTATGGATGTTTTTTTTTTGTTTTCTCTTCTGTTCTTCTGTCAAAAGGTTGCGGGTCAGCTTTCTCTTTTTCGAACTTAGCAAAGGTATTTCATTTACGTAATTTACCGTTACTTCAGCAGAATTTCCCACAAGTGATTTAAAGACAGTTAAGAACTCGTTCTCTTTCTTTTTGGAAAAACTTGAATCCACATTTAGCTTTATGGTGTATTTCTTTTTATCTGTTTGTAAATACTGTACTTGATTGATTTCAGAAAAGTTGGGTAAAATACCCATGAATGCGTAGGGACTTATCATGGCCCCATCGGTATTCTTTAAAATATCGGTTTTTCGACCTTCAACAGTTTCCAATATCGGGAACGGATGAGTAGATACTGTTGACATGGCGCCAACATCCCCTGTATCATATCGAATCATCGGGGTAGCATGATTATAAAGGTCGGTTACGACAATTCTTCCAAGTTCTCCGTTCTTTACCGGCTCATCTTTGTCAAAATCCAGTATCTCCACTATATAACTGCCCCAATTCACTACAAAATGCTCACTGTCCATATCCTGTTGGGCAATGATTCCATTTTCAAAATTTGAATACCTTGAAACCATTGGAGTGTTAAAATAGTACCACATTCTACTTCGAACGTGTCTTGGAAGGTTTTCGGACATTCCAATAATTGACTTTACATTGCACTCTATAGGTTTTGATTCTATTTTGTCCAGGTAATCACAAATTTTTTCCAATGCCGATGGATAGCCCAACCAACCTTTGGGAGATTTATCTTTTTGAAGCTTTTTAAGTAAACGCTTGATATTCTCAGGCTCCAACTCTTCCACATCTATTTGCTCGATATTTTGCAAAAGTGAAGGGAGTTTTCCTTTTTTGAGGGTTTTGCTCCAGAGTCTTACATAAAGCAATTTATCTCCCAATGTATAGCCAGCCCTGCCCGCAAAAAATAAGGTGTCGGCGGTATTTCTATTTCGCTTTCTTTGGGTTTGTTTAATGGTAAAGGGAGTTCCCGTTGAGCCACTGGTGAAAATCGTATGCAATTTACTGTTTTCGGAATTTCTTACCAATAAACTGTTCAGGTTGCTTTTTACGATATGTTTGTTCGTTACCGGAAAATCATCAAGCGTTTTGTAACCTTTTAGATTGTTGTAAAACTTAGAGTTGTTGACAGCGTTGTCCAACAGCTCCATAAGTGGTCCCTCATTCTTTTTTTTCAATGCCTCAAAAGAATTTAAGGAAAATGATTGCTCAATATCGGTCAAATCTTTTCTGATTTTTCCTCCTCTTGCAGCATCCAAGGCCCAAAATGCGGAGTATCTTATACGATTTAAGTAGTTATTATTGTTCATTGGTTGAGGTTGTAAGTAGTTGGGGTATTATCAAGCCAAACTCATGTTTCAAAATGCAGTAATTGATGTTTGTTCATTTATTAAGAAACGGTTATGTGGTTAAACGTCACACTGCATGCAACAAAATTTCGGTTCATATACAAAGTTAACAGGCTATTTCTTTTAAACCAGTTTTTACTGTCTTTTAATTACAACGCTTTTTTTTTACAAAAAGTATCATTTTTCCATCATGCATTTCCGGTTTTGGAAATGAACAATTTCATGAAAAATGATGGAGCTATGATCTGGTGTGCACTCATAGTATTTTTTTGCGTTTCATCGATATTTTATATGAAAAAGATTGACTGAGTCCTAATCGGCATATTTTTGTTATAGCTCCCCCCTGTGTCAACCTAAAAAGCTCATTTACAATGACTAAAAAACTACTCTTCTATTTATTTCTTTTCGGAACATTCAGCGCCATAGCGCAAAATCTCCATGATGATTCCAATGCTGCCTCGCCAACCAATGAGGCGAATACAACAACGGGTTGGACAGGTTCAGCCTTATTGTTTTCGGACAATACGGATGCCCAATCGGGTCTCTTTTCCATTAGGGCAGAATCCAATGGCAATAATGGTATGATGATTCAATATACATTTGATGCCGTTGTTGGAGAAGACTACACAATATCATTGTGGGCAAGGGAAGGTGATCAATCCAATCAGCCAGCTTTTGCCAATTGGCAAGGGTTAAGTGGATTCAGTACCACAGCAATTACTGGTAACACATGGACGGAATACACATTCAATGTTTCTGCAACTTCTGCTACACCCATCATTAGGGCATACACAAGTCCATGGTCAGCGAGAACGGTGGCTGGAAATGCAATTTTAATTGATAACATAACCATTCTACCGGTAGGTGGGGACACGGAGGCACCGAGCGCGGTGACGGACGTATCGTCCTCCAACACGACATCAACGGGCACGGACCTTGCATGGAGCGCTTCCACGGACAACGTGGGCGTGACCAACTACGAGGTGTTCCAGGACGGTGTGAGCATTGCCAATACTGGCACTGCCACGACCTTCGGTGTAACTGGCCTATCGGCGAGCACGAGCTATGACTTCACGGTATTCGCCGAGGATGCCGCGGGCAATGTATCGGCAGTGGGCGATACGGAGACGGTCCTGACAGCTGCGGCCGCTGACACGGAGGCACCGAGCGCGGTGACGGACGTATCGTCCTCCAACACGACATCAACGGGCACGGACCTTGCAT is drawn from Flagellimonas sp. MMG031 and contains these coding sequences:
- the bshA gene encoding N-acetyl-alpha-D-glucosaminyl L-malate synthase BshA; the protein is MKIAIVCYPTFGGSGVVATELGIALAERGHEVHFITYRQPVRLELLGNNIHFHEVHVPEYPLFHYQPYELALSSKLVDTIKLYDIELLHVHYAIPHAYAGYMAKKMLQEYGIFIPMITTLHGTDITLVGKHPFYKPAVTFSINKSDVVTSVSEALKQETLNIFDIEKEIEVIPNFIETTKYRKVFTDCQRSMMAKENERIITHISNFRKVKRIPDVIKIFHRIQQEIPAKLIMVGEGPEKEKAEDLCESLGIKDRVLFLGNSNEIDRILCFSDLFLLPSETESFGLAALEAMINKVAVISSNTGGIPEVNIDGVSGYLANVGDVDTMSAKAIEILKDDVTLDKFKENAYNVASKFDIVHILPLYEDLYEKAFKSRFKNTF
- a CDS encoding (Fe-S)-binding protein, with amino-acid sequence MSEQLKVKTMQEFMAEGKQPEILFWVGSAGSYDDRAKKITRAFVKLLNKANVDFAVLGTEESSTGDVAKRAGNEFLFQMQAMMNIELLNGYEIKRIVTCDPHSFNTIKNEYPELGGNYEVLHHTQYLKELIDNGRLTMDGDGYKGKRITFHDPCYLGRANSVFDAPRELLTKTKADVVEMKRFKKTALCCGAGGAQMFKEPEKGDMDINVMRTKDALETKAQIIATGCPYCNTMMTDGIKAHEKEDSVTVLDVAEVLANSQGL
- a CDS encoding ABC transporter ATPase — its product is MLVDFNELPDNARIWIYQADRSFTEEELQELEQSLTEFLKEWTAHGSHLHAGFEIRYKRFIVIGLDQTNVSASGCSIDASVHYIQSLEKKYQVELLDRMNVSFKQGEFIAYKPLKDFKKLAKARSVSANTIVFNNLVATKQEYLENWEVPASESWHSRFV
- a CDS encoding OmpA family protein encodes the protein MNTSKPILMVMALIFSALTFAQDLELTKKDSIVQSYWLVTVGVNAVDDSGDEFGKLLDIDRAWNMVPYPSRVSIGRYFRNGIGLEAIGSYNQYKEGKIIDNVVNPADVDYWGLDFRVSYDLNMILGETGFFDPYVGIGAGYTDANNQGRGTYNAALGFRTWFSDRWGVDFNSTGKWAMNTENGTNHIQHAIGVAYRFEVEKGLSRKGEEKLALLKEMEEEQKRVQDSIAKAEEEARLMAERLQREKEAAELAAAEKAKKDAEDARRAALQNKINELGNVYFKLNSSYLTSNDKELLDQLVAIMNDEPGLAIKITAHTDSRGTEKYNQWLSERRAERTVEYVLSKGIAADRISHEAFGETRLVNECSDGVRCTEEQHAKNRRSEFQIINF
- a CDS encoding glycoside hydrolase family 3 N-terminal domain-containing protein, giving the protein MRINLNISLLLLFCLQALGQSNPLMVKDSVAQMAWVESQYQKMTLEERVGQLFMVSVASNQGKSATDRVENLVKEQGLGGVIFSVGGPVQQAELTNAYQSVAKVPLLIGSDAEWGMAMRLDSTYAFPWNMTLGAIQDSTLVEKVGYQIGKHAKRVGVHINFAPDLDVNNNPQNPIIGNRSFGEDPKNVAQKGRAFVRGMERAGVLTSGKHFPGHGDTATDSHKSLPIITSSVERLDTLELYPFKKTMEAGLSSIMVAHLDVPALESREGHPSTLSKAIVTDVLQKRMGFEGLVITDALNMKAVSQFAPQGEVELQAFLAGNDLLLMPENVLKAKTKFMEAYNNGIITEERLSTSVKKILMAKYKAGLNNYRPVAIENLIEDLNSVENDVLYEEAMEAAITVVKNNFSLMPIKKLDNKKIAYVHFGDDEGSIFLEALNKYQKVTPITAKDIAEYKERLKEFNLVIIGFHKSNDSPWKGHTFSKNELFWLEEISRLRTSNTILSVFTKPYALLDVLNFDTIDGVVMGYQNSEIAQKKVAEVIFGAIGASGKLPVSAHAEFPVGTGLEVEPIQRLGYSIPERVGMSSELLAEVDTLVNDGLDSLMFPGAQVLIARRGKVIYDKNFGKPTYQSNDNITSESIYDLASLTKILSTLPMIMKMEEEGKIALNDTFKDLMPEYADTELKDVTVLKALSHYGRLPSWIAFYLDTLTKDRKPSNEFYRENPSEAFPYKVAEHLYLTRSYKDSIYDKIGRQSLKSNRYRYSDVGYYVFKEYIEKTYQRPIDELVDEFLYRPLGLQRTLFNPLKKFPKEAIVPSEEDDYYRYQTVQGYVHDMGAAMQGGVGGHAGLFSTANEVAKIMQMYLQGGYYGGERFFNARTVKRFNTCYFCNKNVRRGVGFDKPQLDEKGPTCGCVSRKSFGHSGFTGTYTWADPEEEIVYVFLSNRTYPSATNTLLIKSGLRTRIQQAIYDSIIN
- a CDS encoding ATP-grasp domain-containing protein, which produces MNTTNILFTCAGRRNYLINYFKEALNGNGLVLAADSQLSAPALVDADVAFQVPSIYSVGYINMLKDLIVKHRIDAIISLNDLELPILAEHKDELESTGAKVIVSNPEVIDIAFDKWKTFNFFKKIGVHTPETYLTIKDTTNALKKGELEFPLIVKPRWGSASIAIDVVENEEELQLAYRLQSIKIQKSILKDASSTDIDKSILIQEKIKGEEYGIDILNDFNGNYFGSFIRKKMAMRSGETDKALSVVNDSFSAIAQLIGEKTRHIGNMDCDFFVSNGKVYYLEMNPRFGGGYPFSHEAGINTPAIYISWLKGEISVEKYNNFTDGLMFSKCDKMMPIKKW